In the candidate division KSB1 bacterium genome, CTTGGCTATTAGTTGATAAAAATAAAGTCCGGAGCTCAATTCCGAGGCGTTGATTTCAATAGTAAGGGCGCTACCGGCTGACACATTATTATTTTCGATAGTAAGTACTTGCCGGCCTAATATATCAAAAATAACAATTCGAACATCCGCATTCGTGGGCAAATCATAACGAATGGTTGTGGAAGGATTAAATGGATTCGGATAATTGCCATGAAGAACAAAGCGATCCGGGATGACAATTGACAAATCTTCTACTCCAACGATTTGTCCCGGGGCATTAGGTGAGGGTGTACTGTTGTCCGTGAAAGTGTTGTTTAAATCCTCGCTAGTTTCGTCTGCACCGGTTACACCATTACCACCGGTTGGAGTTTGATTACCTTCAGTGTAGTCAATACGGTGTGTGGAAAAACCATCAGCAGTATTGTTGATTGGAGCCGGTACCTGGTTGGCAATAGGCGTATCCGGTAAATACATAGTCGAATCTGTACCAGGATCGGGACCATCAATGCTTACGCCAGTCTTATCAACTTGCTCATTGATGCCTCCGTCTCCTTCATCATATATTACGTAATCAATATCAACAACTAAATCACTTAAACCATCCCAGTAAAAAAGAATGGCATCCTCATCACCATTTGAGAATCCACCCTGACCGGCAATGCTTCCAGGAACAGCCTCACGCATATCAGGA is a window encoding:
- a CDS encoding lamin tail domain-containing protein, which gives rise to NAQWKKPPPPPKKLLISEIVARPTAGEFVEIYNPGSEAVDLSYYYLANSTFQFGNTYYYQLVEGGGGGGTFADFNARFPDGAMIQPGEYQTIAISGDSLFFAVYGVLPTYELYEDGTNFGNDVPDMREAVPGSIAGQGGFSNGDEDAILFYWDGLSDLVVDIDYVIYDEGDGGINEQVDKTGVSIDGPDPGTDSTMYLPDTPIANQVPAPINNTADGFSTHRIDYTEGNQTPTGGNGVTGADETSEDLNNTFTDNSTPSPNAPGQIVGVEDLSIVIPDRFVLHGNYPNPFNPSTTIRYDLPTNADVRIVIFDILGRQVLTIENNNVSAGSALTIEINASELSSGLYFYQLIAKLKEKTEIKTGKMTLLK